A genome region from Euphorbia lathyris chromosome 4, ddEupLath1.1, whole genome shotgun sequence includes the following:
- the LOC136227058 gene encoding anthocyanidin 3-O-glucosyltransferase 7-like, translating into MEEGNVPAGSDLITEMNVFIEEAPGIIKRSVIEAEIDTGKRITSFITDLTFSFAVGEMAKDRNIPWISLWIPAPCSLPAFFHLDLLRQKYDNQISDQIHNQISDRVLDIIPGLPPISFADLPMLEFSGLVERTSIKPIRSVCSSMTQTLHHASAVVMNSYQELNPVALTDYFNSKFQNSLFLGALTLSDSSKEDITGCLPWLDRQKPASVIYICFGTGVGLPPEELTSLAEALESSPAPFLWSLKDELKVNLPSGFLDRMKGKVVSWAPQSEILKHGSIGVYVTHCGFNSVFESIVGGVPMICRSIWIDNHINAKMVEEVWEIGVRVNNGGKITKDGMLRSLEVIFQDDQGKKIVENVNFLKHVLIKAAGTDGVAARDFKTLIQIISKN; encoded by the exons ATGGAGGAAGGGAATGTCCCGGCAGGTTCCGATCTGATTACAGAGATGAATGTGTTCATTGAGGAAGCTCCCGGAATTATCAAACGCAGCGTCATAGAAGCGGAGATTGACACCG GTAAAAGAATCACAAGTTTCATTACTGATCTGACATTCTCGTTTGCCGTCGGAGAAATGGCGAAAGACCGGAATATCCCCTGGATTTCACTTTGGATACCTGCTCCGTGTTCCCTTCCGGCTTTCTTCCACTTGGATCTCCTCCGACAGAAGTATGATAATCAAATTAGCGACCAAATTCATAATCAGATTAGTGACCGAGTACTTGATATAATTCCCGGTTTGCCACCAATAAGTTTCGCAGACTTACCTATGTTAGAATTCAGCGGATTAGTTGAAAGGACATCCATCAAACCAATCCGTTCCGTTTGTTCATCTATGACTCAAACATTACATCACGCATCCGCTGTTGTAATGAATTCGTATCAGGAACTAAATCCTGTCGCCCTGACAGACTACTTCAACTCCAAATTTCAAAATTCCCTCTTCCTCGGGGCTTTAACCCTGTCGGATTCCTCCAAGGAAGATATCACCGGGTGCTTGCCATGGCTCGACAGGCAAAAACCAGCCTCCGTTATCTACATATGTTTCGGTACAGGTGTCGGATTACCCCCTGAGGAGCTAACATCATTAGCAGAGGCCCTGGAATCGAGTCCTGCTCCGTTCCTTTGGTCGCTAAAAGACGAATTGAAGGTAAATTTGCCTTCAGGATTTCTTGACAGGATGAAAGGAAAGGTCGTTTCGTGGGCGCCCCAGAGTGAGATACTGAAACATGGTTCGATCGGTGTGTATGTGACGCATTGTGGATTTAATTCGGTTTTCGAGAGTATTGTAGGCGGGGTACCGATGATTTGTCGGTCGATTTGGATTGATAATCATATAAATGCAAAGATGGTTGAGGAAGTGTGGGAGATTGGTGTGAGAGTTAATAATGgggggaaaattacaaaggatgGAATGTTGAGGAGCTTGGAGGTAATTTTCCAAGATGATCAAGGGAAGAAAATTGTTGAAAATGTTAATTTTCTTAAACATGTTTTGATTAAGGCAGCTGGGACAGATGGTGTTGCTGCTAGGGATTTCAAGACTTTGATacaaattatttctaaaaattgA